One Oncorhynchus keta strain PuntledgeMale-10-30-2019 chromosome 34, Oket_V2, whole genome shotgun sequence genomic window, AGGTACACGTGAGAAATCTCAGTGGTAGAAATGTACTAGTTATAAAAGTTTTATCTGAGAGTTGTTCCCTCAACTTGGGTATTTACTGTAATTAATAATGGCTGTATcttgtaatatatattttttctgtgAGTATAGATCatatactcagcaaaaaaataaacgtcctctcactgtcaactgcgtttactttcagcaaacttaacatgtggaaatatttgtatgaacataacaagattcaacaactgagacataaactgaacacgtttcacagacatgtgacgagcagaaattgaataatgtgtcccggGAACAAAAATCAAAAGTAACCGTCAGTATCTGGTGTCGCCACCAGTTGTATTAAGTACTGCAGTTCATTTCCACCTCATGGACTGCAGAagatttgtcagttcttgctgtgagatgttaatccactcttccaccaaggcacctgcaagttcccagacatttttGGGTGGAAtggtcctagccctcaccctccgatccatcaggtcccagacatgctcaatgggattgagatccgggctcttcactggccatggcagaacactgccattcctgtcttgcaggaaatcatgcacagaacgaacagtatggctggtggcattgtcatgctggagggtcatgttaggatgagtctgcaggaaaGGTAGCACGAGGAAGGAGgatatcttccctgtaacgcacactattgagattgcctgcaatgacaacaagctcagtccgatggtATTGacacacaccgccccagaccatgatgcaCCCTCCACCTCccaatcgatcccgctccagagtacaggcctcagtgtaacgctcattcatttgacgataaacgcaaatccgaccatcacccctggtgagacaaaaccgtgatttgtcagtgaagagcactttttgccagtcctgtctggtccagcgacggtgtgtttgtgcccataggtgatattgttgccggtgatttctggtgaggacctgccttagaacaggcttacaagccctcagtccagcctttctcagcctattgcggacagtctgtgcactaatggagggattgtgcattcttggtgtaactcgggcagttgttgttgccatcctgtacctgtcccacaggtgtgatgttcggatgtaccgatcccgATCCACGTGctggtgttacacgtggtctgccactgtgaggacgatcagctgtccgtcctgtctccctgtagcactgtcttaggggtctcacagtatggacattgcaatttattgccctggccacatctgcagtcctcatgcctccttgcagcatgcctaaggcacattcacgcagataaGCAGGGACCTTGGGCATCTTTGTTTTGGTgcttttcagtcagtagaaaggcctctttagtgtcctaagctttcataactgtgaccttaattgcctaccgtctctACGCTGTTCCAcatgtgcatgttcatgaattgtttatggttcattgaacaagcatgggagaccgtgtttaaaccctttacaatgaagatctgtgaagacatttggatttttacgaattatctttgaaagacagggtcctggaaaaaggacgtttctttttttgttgagtttatatatacatacacacacagtaccagtcaaaagtttggacacctactcattcaagagttgatttatgtattattatttttactattttctacattgtagaataatagtgaagaaatcaaaactatgaaataacacatggaatcatgtagtatccaaagtgttaaacaaatctaaatatatttaacattttagattcttccaagtagccactCTGCCATCTTTGCACAagcttggtattctctcaaccagcttcacttggaatgcttttccaacagtctggaaggagttcccacatgctgagcacttgttggctgcttttccttcactctgcggtccaactcatcacaaaccGTCTCggttgggttgaggtcaggtgatctgatgcagcactccagcaGTCTCCTTTTtggtgaaatagcccttacacagcctggagttgtgttttgggtcattgtcctgttgaaaatcaaatcatggccccactaagcgcaaaccagatgggatggcgtattgctgcagaatgctttggtagcCATGCAGGTAAATCACCTCCACACCTTCCCCTCCattcttcatggtgggaaccacacatgcagagatcatccattcacctactctgtgtctcacaacgacacggcggttggaaccaaaaatataaaatctggactcatcagaccaaaggacagatttccactggtctagtgtccattgctcatgtttcttggcccaagcaagtctcttcttcttattggtgtccttttagtagtggtttctttgcagcaattcgaccatgaaggcctgattcacgcagtctcctctgaacagttgatgttgagatgtctgttacgtgaaatctgtgaagcatttatttgggctgaaatgtCAGAGgtgctgttaactctaatgaacttgtcctctgcagcagaggtaactcagcGTCTTCCTTTCATGTGTTGGGCCTCATGGcaggcagtttcatcatagcgcttgatggttctttgcgactgcacttgaaggaactttcaaagttcatgaaattttccgcattgactgaccttcatgtcttaaaataatgatggtcTGTCATATCTCTtattattttagctgttctttccataatatgaacttggtcttttaccaaatagagctatcttctatataccacccctgccttgtcacaacacaactgatttggcTCATAcgaattaagaaggaaagaaattccactatttaattaacttttaacaaggcacacctgttaattgaaatgcattccaggtgactacctccatgaagatggttgagagaatgccaagagtgtgcaaagttgtcaaggcaaagggtgtctactttgaagaatctcaaatataaaatatatttggatttgtttaacacttttttggttactacatgattccatatgttatttcatagttttgatcttcactattattctacatatAACTTTTTCAAACAGTCTAATAATCACATTTATTTGATTCTCCAGGCAACCGTCCGTCTGGTAATAAACTATAAAAATACCCAGAAGACTATGCTAAGAGTCAGTCCTCGAGTCCCCCTTGAAGACCTCTTACCATCTATTTGTGACAAATGTGAATTTGACCGACAGAGCACATTTTTATTGAGAGATGCCCAATCTAAGGATCCTTTGGATTTGACCTGTTCTCTCAATGATTTTGCAATAAGGGAGGTTTATGCAACGGACACAAAAGGTAAGGGCTTCTCTGATTTAAAAACAACCTCCTTCAACGTTCATTAATCTGAATAATTACCAATCATTCTGAACTAATCTCGGCACCCAGAAGCGAATCTTGTTGTCTGCCAACAAGATGATTATTCTGTCTGAACGCTATTCACCATTCATTCATTTTACAACTACGCAGGTGTACTCATGTAAATGCTTCATTTACTACCGCATATCATTTCCATCTTCTCTTTCACAGCTATGTACTCAGAAGATGTACCTGCCTCTCCCACCCCTACTACCACAACTCATCTAGGTAATGTAACTCGATTGTATGATGTTTTTACACGGTTTTATGACCTTGTTTTAGTTTACTACTGACATTGTGCATTTGAAGTCAAGTTCATCAAATCTTGTGTCAGGAATTTCAGAAATGTCTTCAATGAGATCTATACATTCCTAACAGATACCATTCCACCCAGTAAAGATAAAATGCAGAAGGAGAAAGAAAACAAGGGATTGTTCAGTTTATTCAGGAGGAGTAAGAAGAAACCTGAGCAGGTGTGTTCTTTATCTATTCACGTGCAATCACCAACATTTCTCAGCTCAGTCATTTCCAAGTCAATTTTGGCTGATTAGGAGGATTTGAAAGGGTATGTGTTGGGGAGGCGGGGAATATTGTCACAGTCATGGGATTGGCTAGTTTTCTATTTGTTTACTGCAGAGAACAGGCCCCTGATCAGGATCTGATTGGATGTTTGTTTGCTCTTTAAAGGAAATGACTGCTAGTGCCCCGGCGTCCCCAGTCTTTCCCAGCAAGCCTCGACCTCTTAGCATGAGTTCGCTCAGTGCCCACTCCTCCACATTCAACTGCAACTCCATTGCTTCTGACATGCCAAAGAAGAGACGGGCTCCCCTGCCCCCCGTGCTGGTGTCCCAGAGATGCCCCTCTAACCTCAGCCATCGCCAGAGGTCCATCTCCGACTCAGAGCCCGAAGCCCAAAAGGACAGTGACCAGGTGAGTGGGTCTAACCTGAATAGATTTGAGTTCTTTGTCAATGCCAGGTCTGTCTTTAAAATACTGAGTCTGAATATCCTCAAAATTAGGACTTTGTGTCCAGAGTTCTTGATGAATTTGAATGATTATTTTGTCCCTTCTGTTGTGGAGATGGCTGGTCTGAGTCGCAGCACAGAGTCTTCCCTGAAGAGGACGAAGCGCAAGGCTCCCCTACCCCCTGCATCTCCCAGTGTGGTTGTCCATGATGTAGCTTCACTAGATGGAGGTATGAAAGTTTTTAAATTGATTTAATCCTGCTGTATTGAATTGGCTTGTGCTCAACCTCCTGTATATATAGGTTTCCACGTTTTCAGATACAATTTTTTACATGAGGGGGTTACTTGAGTCTATAGCAGGGATCATCAATTAGATTCATCCTCTCAAGAAAAAATCTTCAGTGGATGGTCAGGGgcccggaacataattacaaataatttgtggactgcaagaagcccaaacagatataatatttgactaaaacttagtaatttgtatacaatcacataCATCTATCTATTATgcatgggaatactttggaaattaaaatcacttggaacTAATTTGCTGGTGTTCTTACAGTTTTTTATATCCAACAATTCATTCATTTTCATTGGCTCAGATAACATGGAAGGctagttggggaaccctggtctATAGGCTCTTTCAACTGTAATTTAGTACACCGTTTTCTCCTGGTTTGTGAGACATTACTATTATTGCATTTCTGGACAATTTGGCAGAGATTTGGACAATTGTACTTTGGTCTCTAAGGTCAACCATTGATGATGGTAAATAAGACCAATGATTGGTCAGTGGGAGTTGCATTCATTTTATTTGTCTCTGATGCCTCCTAGTGGTCGAGACACATTGAGTTAGTTACTGCTCCTGTTCTCGTGATTGAATTTCATTCCCAATGAACACCTAGCTACAGTTGTGACTACAGTACTTCTTTACAATTTTATTAGATCTTAATAATAAATATGATGCTAAACATAGTTGTGTTTTTAGTGCCGTATCTCTGTTGCTTCATTCTGAAGCTTAATTTTATGCTTTGTAGCTACAAGACTGAGGGATAAGGTCAACACTTTTGTGATCCAAATGGTCTGTGATATCGTCATCGCATCCTTATGTTTCCTCATATTAAGTGTAAAGGCTATGTTCTATAAGTACTTCCTCTCTCTGAACTTGCAGCCTGCAGGTCACCAGAGGAGGGTGTCTGACAGTCTGTGCTGCTGCCTCTTCCTCCTGCCTCTACCCGCTCTGCCCCCTGCTGCCCCTTTCAGCTCCTCCTCAAGCATGTCCACTTCTTTCTGCACTGACCTGCTGCTTTTCCTCCATCTTTTCTGTCTGTTAGATTAACAAGGTTCTATTCTGTTTTTCCTGCTGCATGTTTGCACCTTTCTGCATGAGTTTTCGTAGGCTTGTCTTTCGGTGTACTTCAATATAATCAAATTGATCAAATAAAGACTATCTGCTATTGATTGAATACCGGCCTTTGGTTATATCTGTTATTTGTTACGGACTAGCTTAGATTGGATTGTATGTTTTTCTGTGAGAGAGGAGTGATCTTTAATGAGCTATCATGACAGTAAGTACATTATAATCTAACCTGATTAATTAAATCTACAGACATACACTCTGTCGttcacctacagtgccttgcaaaagtatttaccccccttggcatttgtcctattttgttgcattacaaccggtaatttaaatgtattttttatttggatttcatgtaatggacatacacaaaatagtccacatTTGTGAAGTGAATTTTTCAAATTATTATACTAAATAAAAAGTgttgtgtgcatatgtattctctccctttgcTATGAAGTCCATGAATAAGATCTGGtgtaaccaattaccttcagaagtcacataattagttagattgcacacaggtggacttcattTGAGTGTCAGATGATCTggcacatgatctcagtatatatacacacctgttctgtaaggtcccagagtctgcaacaccacaaagAAAGGTGCACCACCAAacaagcggcactatgaagactAAGAAggtctccaaacaggtcagggacaaagttgtggagaagtacagatcagggttgggtaataaaaaatatctgaaactttgaacatccagggagcaccattaaatccataataaaaaattaaaaaaagagttcctctgtccagtgacTGTTCTTTTTCCCATGTtagtcttttatttttattggccagtctgagatatggctttttctttacaACTCTGCCTTGAAGTCCAGCGTCCCGGAGTCGCCTCCTCACttttgacattgagactggtgttttgcgggtactatgtaatgaagctgccagttgaggacttgtgaggcgtctgtttctcaaactagacactaatgtacttgtcctcttgctcagttgtgcaccggggcctcccactcctctgtctattctggttagagacagtttgctctgttctgtgaagggagtagtacacagcgttgtatgagctCTTCAGTTTCTTAGCGATAgcgttcatttctcagaacaagaatagactgacgattTTAAGAaaaaagtgctttgtttctggccactttgagcctgtaatcgaacccacaactgctgatgctccagatactcaactagtctaaagaacgccagtttcattgcttctttaatcaggacaacagttttcagctgtgctaacatcattgcaaaaggtttttccaatgataaacttggattagctaacacaatgtgccattggaacacaggagtgatggttgctgataatgggcctctgtataactatgtagatattccataaaacatcagctgtttccagctacaatagtcatttacaactttaactatgtctacactgtacttctgatcaatttgatgttattttaatggacaaaacatgtgcttttctttaaaaaacaaggacatttctaagtgaccacaaacttttgaatggtagtgtaggtTCTATACTCACAGCCCAGTGAGACTTAGTGTAGGATCTATCCATCCAGGCATCTTTTTTTTCTGCCTCTTTGCTACTTGTTTGTGTTCTTTTCCTGTCTTTAGTAATATCTTTCATGTTGtcaaacattttatttaacctggcaagtcagctaagaacaaatgttgtatgtacaatgacggcctaagtgAGTGTATTTCATAAAAACGTCATTGTAAGTTCAGTCTTTGAATACCACACTAGCAATTTATCCCAGATTGTATGAATAAAAGTGTCCTCATAAAGATTTGACTTCTCTATGCTTGTATTGCTCCATTTTCTATctgcctgccctccctccctccctccctggcttCACATAATCAACTTCACAGAGAAAGATCAGACCTGgatgtctctctgtgtccctccctgACGTCCCACGGCTGTTCACTTCAGTTAGACATCACAGACTGCACAGTGAGGTGTCCCAGTTTTGTATAACCAGCCTGCTGAATATTCCTTCTGCTCTCTATTCCTCTGTGGTGGCCTTGAAATGCAGAGTGAAGAACTAGAGGGGAATATAAGATGCTACATGGCTTCATTAAGCCCAGTTAACTTGTCTGAAATGTCCCTAAGAGACACATGTTATGTCTACAGTTGTGTGAAAGTGATGTTAGTAATACTAAATCATCTTACTATTAGTTTTTACAATATGCTGCTTCATTCTGAAGTAAAGGTGTACTTATCTTCCTCATTAGCCAAATGAACTTATTCTCTAAATGAGTCTCGTTTAAATTGAACGTCTGACATTCTCATCCCCATCACAACACCATTGTCATCAAGCGTCATCACACTGCAGTTCTTCATCCCAAATTAGATGAGACATTGCAGATTTTGTTATCTCAATTTTACGATTCTTGATAATTGAAAATGTCCTCTGCAATCTTCTCCATCCTGTTGTGCTGCAGGTGGCCAACTTCCTAATACACTGGAAGAGATCGTGGAGCAGGAGGAGACAACTGCCTCCGTGGTCTTAGACTCTATGAGTGATGTCCAGGAGGACGACAGCAGCCTCAACCTGTCAACAGCAGACATCTCCGTGGACGCTGAGAGAACAGAGGCCCTCTCTCCACCACTGGAGGCCCCAGACACACCGTATGCTGAGATGGAGACCTCTTCACCACCCGAGAGCGAGGGCCCAGCAGGGGAAGATCAGGCTTGTGATCTGTCCTCAGATGGCAAGTACGAACTCTAGCAGAGAGTCCTACGCTTTCCAAAAGGGCTCTTCtgctgtcctcataggagaaccctttttggttccaggtagaaccctttttggttccaggtagaaccctttttggttccaggtagaaccctttttgggttccaggtagaaccctttttgggttACAGGTactgtagaaccctttttgggttACAGGTactgtagaaccctttttgggttACAGGTactgtagaaccctttttgggttACAGGTactgtagaacccttttggggttACAGGTactgtagaaccctttttgggttACAGGTAgaattctacctggaaccaaaaggggttcttcaaagggttatcctatggggacagccaaagaacccttttaggttctagatggcacctttttttctaaaagTGTGCAGTATGAATGAAGTAGTTTCTCCTTGACTTGGGTTTTGCTTTTGCTTTTGCTTTTCATAACTTCTGTTTTTGACAGATTAGTGCACAGCATGGTGAACAACACTGAGCGCACGGATCCCATGCTGATTGCCGAGATGGACACATCTGAAGCTGCAGATGGTATGTTTGCAAGTAGCGATGAAttcaaatatactgaacaaaaatataaagaggTCCTTGGCTGGCgaggttacacgtggtctgcggttgtgaggccggttggacgtactgccaaattctctaaaaccatattggaggcagcttatggtgtAGAAATTAactttcaattctctggcaaaagctctggtggacattcctgcagtcagcatgcaaattgcaTGCTACCTCAACCTGaagcatctgtggcattgtgttgtgtgacaaacttcacatttttagagtggccttttgttgtccccagcataaggtgcacttgtgtaacgatcatgctgtttaatcagcttcttgatatgccacacctgtcaggtggatggattatcttggcaaaggagcaATGCTCGCCAATAGGGATGTAaagaaatttgtgcacaacatttgagagaaataagcttttgttcATTATGGAACATGTCTGGGATTTTTTCatttctgctcatgaaacatgggaccaacactttacatgttacgtttatatttttgttcaatgtacaTTGTGTTAACTATGGATGAAATGCTATAGCTTTAGTAGCAATGTTGGCAAGATCATTGTCTACTGTTTTTTAAATCTTTTCCAGAAAGCCCTCCTTGCCAAGCTGACGAAATAGGTGGTCAGACAGACTTGCCATGTGAAGATTACACAACACAAGATGGGGTCAAAGGTGAATGTAGTACTGAGAGCTCTCATACTATCAGCCCACCAGCAGCCCAGCCTATGACACAGAGTACAGGAACACAGGCCTCAGATCAGGTGGACACTGACCCCTACTATCGTGAACGGCCAGTGGCCACAAGCACCCCCTGTCCCCCTGCTGAGGATGCCCAGGTCCAGACCGATCTCACACCACCATGTCCTGTGTCAACACCCCGACAACAGGAAGTGCCTCCCCCTTCTAAAGCCTCTACCTCTGGAACGGTGGGGCTGAAAAAGGACATGGCCACCTCTACAGAGGAGCTGCTGATCCCTGCTGACCCCATCACACCTGCCTCAGCAGCCCCTCAGTACCAAACGTCCACTCAAAGTGGCCCGGCCCCTCCGAAGCCATCCAATGAGCTGACCAGGGACTACATCCCCAAGGTGGGGATGACTACATACACTATCGTGCCTCACAAGACTTTGGAGAAACTGAGAAACTTTGAGCTGGAGCTGATGTTGGAATCCCCCAACGTGGCTCTCGAGAAGGAAGTAGGTTCACTTGAACTCAAAGACCGCACTACACAGGCTGAGCAGTTACAGGTCACAGCAGAACAGACCGAGCTGCAGTCTATTGTACCTTTGGAGTCTTCCCTATCTCAGCaagtcaccaccaccaccactactactactactactactagtagtagtagtaagagcATTGTAAATAGCAATGTGGTTGAGCCTATTCACTCCCCCTCAACACCAACAAGAATACTTCCTGCAGGAGATGACAAGATTCCATCCCCCTCTAGTGGGGGAGACCAAGCAGGCTTAATAGCAGAGGTCACGGAGATGAAAATTCCACCCGCAACTAAACCCAAGCCTGGCTCTTTCCGCTTGCCACAGCACAAAAGAACACCTGGGTATTATGTAACCTCGGCGGCAGTGAAAAGTTTGAATGCCAGTCCTGGCGCTGGCCAGAGGGAGGCTCCAGGCAGtctagtggcagcagcagcagcagcagcagcagcgcagGCACTGCAGCTAGTGGAGGAGGACAGCTTCCCTCCTCCGGtgcagtgggaggaggagacaTCAGAGGGCGCTGATGTAGTTGACACGGAGCCAAGTGTGCCATCTCCACGGCCCAGTCCTGCCAGGGCGCCCCCATCCCCAGGGTTGAGCCTGGAGAAGCTGAGGAGTTTTGCTGCTCCCAAACCCTACTCTCCTACGACCCCGTCCCGTTTTGCCCAGGCTGTCTCCTCGGCGGTCAAAAGGTCCCGGTCCTTATCCACAGACTCCACCTCACCCTCTCCTCGCTTGCCACCATTCTACCCAATCACAAGCCGCTTTTTAGTCAATGATCCTAAAGGACCATGTGGTGTGGCTATGGTGAGTTGTTGCAGATGTTTTGTGTTATGTGCTTCCTCTATATGAGACTCTGTATTTTCAATATTAGAACATACAGTAGGAATCTGGATATTCATATTCACAGTTCTCTAAACTCTGAAATGACATAAAACCCAAAGAGTTGCTTTTCCCATAAAATGTTAGGcttaaatgttaatttctttgATACTTGTTTTAAGGTTCAAAGCATATGCCTACTTTAATAATTTGCAGTAGAATCTCACTTTCTAGCCGATTTTAAAAGTGATCGATGTTTCATTGTCAGTGCTATCTCTTTAACCATTAGACTACCCTCACATgaagtctccagtctgctgttttCCCATGTCCTTTAGGGTCAGCTTTGAGACTGTTGAATAACACAGGAAATGGGAGATGTACTCCTCTCTGAGAATGTATATACAATTTTCTCACAATGAAATTGGAACAGTCTACAATAAGCGTTTGTTCCGAGTTTGTGGCCTGGTAAACAATCCTAGCTGCGTATCCTACCTCTTAGTATTGTACATTGACCTGTGACACGGTCCCCTCCCTAAGAGACTGGGCCAGTGTGCCTGTGTGTCATTGATGTGCTGGTCCCTGTGATCCAGTGGGGAACACTTTTTATATCCTTGTTAATAGCCTGAGCACATGTCTTTTTCCATATTTATTCCTGAAGGACTCTCTGTACTAGGCCTATACTCGTGTTGTACAGATACTTGGCGTATATACAGCAAGTACAGCAGTGTCTTTCCAGTTTCCTCAGTGTTGACTGGCACACTCAAGTCCTGAGTTTTGAATGATGGCGTGCATTGTCTCTTCCCTGATGAGCATAGGGAAGTgccaatggagagagggaggagaacaaAGGCTTGGAGCTCCAGGGAAGAGGGGACCTGAGCGGTGGCCCAGCCAGTGACAACATGACTGTTCAGATGGCAGGCCAGAGTGACCCTGAGCagtggctcagtgtgtgtggggAGAGGAGCTGAGAAGTAATGGATCAACGGAGACATCTACAGTAAGCACTAGACTGTACATTAACATGGTGGTACAGCTGCGACGGTGTTACATTCATGTAGTCTGAGTGCCTATATAATGTATGTATCATTGCGTTGAGTTAGGTTTCAAGTTCCCTCTTTTGTCTTTTTAGGAGCCTGATGTCCTGCCCTGGAGTCTGTTCGAGCATGAGATGAGGAATAGAAACTTTGAGTTTTTTACGACCTCTGTTGCTAGTCTTAAAAACCTACAAACTGTAGAAAAGACTACTTTTCTGTTTTATGACAAAAAAATAACTAAgtagattattattattgttattatgaaATAATTGTTTGTATTATTATTCACAATTTCTATTTCAAATTTGATGCATATTCTACTTTTCACGTGTGTTATTTTGTCCAAAGACAGTATATTATTAGTTTCCATATTCAGTTGTAATTGTCATTGAGAAAATACAGTAGCTTATTTTAATACTGTCTTTCATTTTGAAGAGGTTCAATTTGATGGTCCTGAAAGTGATACTTGTAAATCCCTCAGTCCATTTTGTATTTTGTGTTATTCATTTGATTTTGATAAAGCTGTGCCCAGACACACTGGTATGTAGAGTATTTCTCTGAACATATGATGCTGTTATGAATAAAGGTTGCTGTCGCGTATATTAAAGTATTCTATTGACAATCCATGAGTGTTTCCCACTGAACATTTTTGAATGTAAGTTGAACACTGAATTGCAAAGAAATCCGACACAGAAGACAATGTTATTAGCAGTAAAAAATGTCCAGTAAGTGAAGTGCAGTACATAGCATACAACTCACAATCACATCACAATTAAACTGGACAAAACAACATAATTTAACATATATTAAATAGAGTGATATAAAAAAAAACCTCCCGGATTATACGAATTGCCTTGCAGGCCAGGTTGCacaaaaacaatttaataaaGTCTAACTTGATACTTCTCTGCAAACTTGAAACTTTTTCAGGCAGGATCTCAGTGAGTCCTCTTTCAGGTAAAAACGTGAGGGTTGTGCATGACGTAACGCGGGAGTAAATATAAACACCTGTCGAGGGAGATCGCATGGACGAGATGAGCACGCCACGCAGACCTCCAGGACAGCGATGAAGACGAGCGAGGAATCAATATTCAGTAACGTTATTTCAGCGAGTAGCAGGTAGGATATGTTACAATGAACCGTTTTTTTGTGGGGGAACACTTATGTAGGCTAATTGTAGGATTTTGGCAGATAGCTAGCC contains:
- the LOC118367105 gene encoding cordon-bleu protein-like 1 isoform X3 — translated: MKVDSSAEGQGHSCPGDFVKPVQLVMDDNVSQPTPRRRLSGSRVSTKNKAPSPPVSVKGLDGAGLSQRHFVSAFPQMTMDQKENQLEQDLTLVVVLPGGVEKTATVNGSKPMMDLLVMLCAKYHLNPSGYVIELVTTNRHPIKFKPNTLIGALEAEKVLLKPKGMEDKIKKPIPQMPEATVRLVINYKNTQKTMLRVSPRVPLEDLLPSICDKCEFDRQSTFLLRDAQSKDPLDLTCSLNDFAIREVYATDTKAMYSEDVPASPTPTTTTHLDTIPPSKDKMQKEKENKGLFSLFRRSKKKPEQEMTASAPASPVFPSKPRPLSMSSLSAHSSTFNCNSIASDMPKKRRAPLPPVLVSQRCPSNLSHRQRSISDSEPEAQKDSDQMAGLSRSTESSLKRTKRKAPLPPASPSVVVHDVASLDGGGQLPNTLEEIVEQEETTASVVLDSMSDVQEDDSSLNLSTADISVDAERTEALSPPLEAPDTPYAEMETSSPPESEGPAGEDQACDLSSDGKLVHSMVNNTERTDPMLIAEMDTSEAADESPPCQADEIGGQTDLPCEDYTTQDGVKGECSTESSHTISPPAAQPMTQSTGTQASDQVDTDPYYRERPVATSTPCPPAEDAQVQTDLTPPCPVSTPRQQEVPPPSKASTSGTVGLKKDMATSTEELLIPADPITPASAAPQYQTSTQSGPAPPKPSNELTRDYIPKVGMTTYTIVPHKTLEKLRNFELELMLESPNVALEKEVGSLELKDRTTQAEQLQVTAEQTELQSIVPLESSLSQQVTTTTTTTTTTTSSSSKSIVNSNVVEPIHSPSTPTRILPAGDDKIPSPSSGGDQAGLIAEVTEMKIPPATKPKPGSFRLPQHKRTPGYYVTSAAVKSLNASPGAGQREAPGSLVAAAAAAAAAQALQLVEEDSFPPPVQWEEETSEGADVVDTEPSVPSPRPSPARAPPSPGLSLEKLRSFAAPKPYSPTTPSRFAQAVSSAVKRSRSLSTDSTSPSPRLPPFYPITSRFLVNDPKGPCGVAMGSANGEREENKGLELQGRGDLSGGPASDNMTVQMAGQSDPEQWLSVCGERS
- the LOC118367105 gene encoding cordon-bleu protein-like 1 isoform X4; this translates as MTMDQKENQLEQDLTLVVVLPGGVEKTATVNGSKPMMDLLVMLCAKYHLNPSGYVIELVTTNRHPIKFKPNTLIGALEAEKVLLKPKGMEDKIKKPIPQMPEATVRLVINYKNTQKTMLRVSPRVPLEDLLPSICDKCEFDRQSTFLLRDAQSKDPLDLTCSLNDFAIREVYATDTKAMYSEDVPASPTPTTTTHLDTIPPSKDKMQKEKENKGLFSLFRRSKKKPEQEMTASAPASPVFPSKPRPLSMSSLSAHSSTFNCNSIASDMPKKRRAPLPPVLVSQRCPSNLSHRQRSISDSEPEAQKDSDQMAGLSRSTESSLKRTKRKAPLPPASPSVVVHDVASLDGGGQLPNTLEEIVEQEETTASVVLDSMSDVQEDDSSLNLSTADISVDAERTEALSPPLEAPDTPYAEMETSSPPESEGPAGEDQACDLSSDGKLVHSMVNNTERTDPMLIAEMDTSEAADESPPCQADEIGGQTDLPCEDYTTQDGVKGECSTESSHTISPPAAQPMTQSTGTQASDQVDTDPYYRERPVATSTPCPPAEDAQVQTDLTPPCPVSTPRQQEVPPPSKASTSGTVGLKKDMATSTEELLIPADPITPASAAPQYQTSTQSGPAPPKPSNELTRDYIPKVGMTTYTIVPHKTLEKLRNFELELMLESPNVALEKEVGSLELKDRTTQAEQLQVTAEQTELQSIVPLESSLSQQVTTTTTTTTTTTSSSSKSIVNSNVVEPIHSPSTPTRILPAGDDKIPSPSSGGDQAGLIAEVTEMKIPPATKPKPGSFRLPQHKRTPGYYVTSAAVKSLNASPGAGQREAPGSLVAAAAAAAAAQALQLVEEDSFPPPVQWEEETSEGADVVDTEPSVPSPRPSPARAPPSPGLSLEKLRSFAAPKPYSPTTPSRFAQAVSSAVKRSRSLSTDSTSPSPRLPPFYPITSRFLVNDPKGPCGVAMGSANGEREENKGLELQGRGDLSGGPASDNMTVQMAGQSDPEQWLSVCGERS